One window of Candidatus Binatia bacterium genomic DNA carries:
- the murC gene encoding UDP-N-acetylmuramate--L-alanine ligase, with the protein MTTYHFVGVGGIGMSAIARVLLARRESVSGSDVCVTPLIEELRAEGVRVTIGHDARNVRDASVVIVSSAIDRNNPEYLAAARSGVPLLHRGEMLAKLLRGRRSIAVCGTHGKTTTTAMTHAVLRGGGIDAGLVLGGIDVALGTNAHDGTAPWFVTEADESDGSFALLEPSIAIVTNVENDHLTSDDELPALARAFGEFLGKLPDDGLAIVGTDNALSASLTSHDLRARTVTFGLDARATVRAAAMRFRDFGSEFEAWSGDRRLGVVELRVPGVMNVQNALAAIAVGNELGVPFARIAAALRGFRGVRRRFDILANNARATVVDDYAHHPTAVRATIAAARLYHRGPIVVAFQPHRYSRTAYLAREFAQALRDADRVYLAPVYAASEPAIPGVSERSIGDALAAIGANVAYVERVEDLESRLLAEAPPGAIVLMLGAGNISEVAVSLARRVREAAAGQTAPVQA; encoded by the coding sequence GTGACGACGTATCACTTCGTCGGCGTCGGCGGAATCGGGATGAGCGCGATCGCGCGCGTGCTGCTCGCGCGCCGCGAATCGGTCTCCGGATCCGACGTCTGCGTCACGCCGCTCATCGAGGAGCTGCGCGCGGAGGGCGTGCGGGTGACGATCGGGCACGACGCGCGCAACGTTCGCGACGCAAGCGTCGTCATCGTCAGCTCCGCGATCGATCGCAACAATCCGGAGTATCTCGCGGCAGCGCGCAGCGGCGTTCCGCTGCTGCATCGCGGCGAGATGCTCGCGAAGCTGCTGCGGGGCCGGCGCAGCATCGCCGTCTGCGGAACGCACGGCAAGACGACGACGACCGCGATGACGCACGCCGTCCTGCGCGGCGGCGGCATCGACGCCGGGCTCGTGCTCGGCGGCATCGACGTCGCGCTCGGAACGAACGCGCACGACGGCACCGCTCCGTGGTTCGTCACCGAGGCCGACGAGTCGGACGGCTCCTTCGCGCTGCTCGAGCCGTCGATCGCGATCGTTACCAACGTCGAGAACGATCACTTGACGAGCGACGACGAGCTTCCCGCGCTCGCGCGCGCGTTCGGCGAATTTCTCGGCAAGCTTCCCGACGACGGTCTCGCGATCGTCGGAACGGATAACGCGCTCTCCGCGTCGCTGACGTCGCACGATCTGCGCGCGCGCACGGTAACCTTCGGCCTCGATGCGCGCGCGACCGTCCGCGCCGCCGCGATGCGTTTCCGCGACTTCGGCTCCGAATTCGAGGCGTGGAGCGGCGATCGGCGCCTCGGCGTGGTCGAGCTGCGCGTTCCCGGAGTGATGAACGTCCAGAACGCGCTCGCCGCGATCGCCGTCGGGAACGAGCTCGGCGTTCCGTTCGCCCGGATCGCCGCGGCGCTGCGCGGTTTCCGCGGCGTGCGACGCCGCTTCGACATCCTCGCGAACAACGCTCGCGCGACGGTCGTCGACGATTACGCGCACCATCCGACGGCGGTGCGCGCGACGATCGCCGCGGCGCGTCTCTATCATCGCGGCCCGATCGTCGTCGCCTTTCAGCCGCACCGCTACTCTCGGACCGCGTATCTCGCGCGCGAGTTCGCGCAAGCGCTGCGCGACGCCGACCGCGTCTATCTCGCGCCCGTCTACGCCGCATCGGAGCCGGCGATTCCCGGCGTGAGCGAACGCTCGATCGGCGACGCGCTCGCCGCGATCGGCGCGAACGTCGCCTACGTCGAACGCGTCGAAGACCTCGAGAGCCGCTTGCTCGCCGAGGCCCCGCCCGGCGCGATCGTGCTGATGCTCGGCGCAGGCAACATCAGCGAGGTCGCGGTGTCGCTCGCGCGGCGCGTACGCGAAGCGGCTGCCGGCCAAACGGCGCCGGTGCAAGCGTGA
- a CDS encoding D-alanine--D-alanine ligase — MQRSNGGKATVAVVMGGNSAEREISLKSGSEVLRALHSLGYDAHSLDYDERFLDALRELRPDLVFIALHGPGGEDGHVQALLEYLSIPYTGSALEAAALSMDKHLTKKLLAAEGLPTPVWDLFDLTGGTLPLLPGSLDLPLVIKPRFEGSSAGVTIVRTHEEWTSAMLDASKNYAQILAEEYVQGREFTCAVLGEEALPILEIVANRDGFYSYGAKYEPGGSTHIVPAPIDGDLAARLQMIALSAHRLLGLRDYSRSDFIVTADNRPYLLEINSLPGLTPTSLVPDACAAIGIGFEALIEKLVGFARARADLRESVA, encoded by the coding sequence ATGCAACGTAGTAACGGTGGCAAAGCCACGGTCGCCGTCGTCATGGGCGGCAACAGCGCCGAACGCGAGATCTCGCTCAAATCGGGGTCGGAGGTTCTGCGCGCGCTGCACTCACTCGGCTACGACGCGCATTCGCTCGATTACGACGAACGTTTCCTCGACGCGCTGCGCGAACTGCGGCCCGACCTCGTCTTCATCGCGCTCCACGGACCCGGCGGAGAGGACGGTCACGTACAGGCTCTGCTCGAGTACCTCTCGATTCCCTACACGGGAAGCGCGCTCGAAGCGGCGGCGCTCTCGATGGACAAGCATCTAACGAAGAAGCTCCTTGCCGCCGAGGGTCTGCCGACGCCGGTTTGGGATCTCTTCGATCTCACCGGCGGCACGCTGCCGCTGCTGCCGGGATCGCTCGATCTGCCGCTCGTGATCAAGCCGCGCTTCGAGGGCTCGTCGGCCGGCGTCACGATCGTGCGCACGCACGAGGAGTGGACGAGCGCGATGCTCGACGCCTCGAAGAACTACGCGCAGATTCTCGCCGAGGAGTACGTGCAAGGGCGGGAGTTCACGTGCGCCGTGCTCGGCGAAGAGGCGCTGCCGATCCTCGAGATCGTCGCCAACCGCGACGGCTTCTACAGTTACGGCGCGAAGTACGAGCCCGGCGGCAGCACGCACATCGTTCCCGCGCCGATCGACGGCGACTTGGCCGCCCGCCTGCAGATGATCGCGCTCTCGGCGCACCGGCTGCTCGGCCTGCGCGACTACTCGCGCAGCGACTTTATCGTCACCGCCGACAACCGGCCGTATCTCTTGGAGATCAACTCGCTCCCGGGATTGACGCCGACGAGCCTCGTCCCGGACGCCTGCGCCGCGATCGGCATTGGCTTCGAGGCCTTGATCGAGAAACTCGTGGGTTTCGCGCGAGCGCGCGCCGATCTCCGGGAATCCGTCGCCTAA
- the murG gene encoding undecaprenyldiphospho-muramoylpentapeptide beta-N-acetylglucosaminyltransferase yields MTVVFAGGGTGGHLYPAIAIADALRGRSAQIAFIGAADRLEATIVPKAGYALDTIASRPLPRALSFGLFATLASNLRGTLQSLRLLAARRPDLVIATGGYVCFPVALAARIRRAFGLSTAPVVLLEPNVSPGLTNRLLAPIVDEIWGSAPADSRAERKYRATGVPIRASLRALPRREDAIAALGLDPSLRTLVAMGGSQGARSINDALVALVESGAVPPGWQVLALTGAGDYERVRASLPHSRPYLDDMADAYAVADLVLARAGASTLGELAALGKPAILVPYPFAAEDHQTANATRFERAGAAVVLTDDELRAGGLAAALASAAGEPRLRELTDAAARLAGGDPLDAILARIDALAARKNAA; encoded by the coding sequence GTGACCGTCGTCTTCGCAGGCGGCGGCACCGGCGGGCATCTCTATCCGGCGATCGCGATCGCCGACGCGCTGCGCGGGCGGAGCGCCCAGATCGCGTTCATCGGCGCCGCCGACCGGCTCGAGGCGACGATCGTTCCGAAAGCGGGGTACGCGCTCGATACGATCGCGAGCCGGCCGCTGCCCCGCGCGCTCTCGTTCGGACTCTTCGCGACGCTCGCATCGAATCTGCGCGGAACCTTGCAGAGTCTTCGCCTGCTGGCGGCGCGCCGCCCGGATCTCGTGATCGCGACCGGCGGCTACGTCTGCTTTCCGGTCGCGCTCGCCGCGCGCATTCGCCGCGCGTTCGGCCTCTCGACGGCTCCGGTCGTGCTCCTCGAGCCGAACGTCTCGCCGGGATTGACGAACCGGCTGCTGGCGCCGATCGTCGACGAGATCTGGGGCTCGGCTCCCGCGGATTCGCGCGCGGAACGCAAGTACAGGGCGACCGGAGTTCCGATTCGCGCGTCGTTGCGCGCGCTGCCGCGCCGCGAGGACGCGATCGCCGCGCTCGGTCTCGACCCGTCGTTGCGAACGCTCGTCGCGATGGGCGGCAGCCAAGGCGCGCGTTCGATCAACGATGCGCTCGTCGCGCTCGTCGAGAGCGGCGCCGTTCCGCCGGGTTGGCAGGTGCTCGCGCTGACCGGGGCCGGCGACTACGAGCGCGTGCGCGCGAGCTTGCCGCACTCGCGTCCGTACTTGGACGACATGGCCGACGCCTATGCCGTCGCCGATCTCGTGCTGGCGCGCGCCGGCGCCTCGACGCTTGGCGAACTGGCGGCGCTCGGTAAGCCGGCGATCCTCGTTCCGTATCCGTTTGCCGCCGAGGACCACCAGACGGCGAACGCGACGCGCTTCGAGCGAGCGGGCGCCGCGGTCGTGCTGACCGACGACGAGCTGCGCGCCGGAGGCCTGGCCGCGGCGCTCGCGAGCGCCGCCGGCGAGCCGCGCCTGCGCGAACTCACCGATGCCGCGGCGCGTCTGGCCGGCGGAGATCCGCTCGACGCGATCCTCGCCCGGATCGACGCGCTCGCGGCGAGAAAGAACGCGGCGTGA
- the hisA gene encoding 1-(5-phosphoribosyl)-5-[(5-phosphoribosylamino)methylideneamino]imidazole-4-carboxamide isomerase, giving the protein MLVVPAIDLRGGKCVRMRQGDPTTEVEYDDDPVERAKAFVEAGAQRLHVIDLDGAFGSGENLAAVERICKAVGVPVQTGGGLRAVKHAEDAFAAGAAEIILGTLMVEDERLARNIINRFPGKVIAGIDARGSQVATHGWQERTPVDRDALVRRVAQWGVSRVIFTEIRRDGMGEGYDIEALTAVANAAAVRVTASGGARNLDDLRELRDSAPSAVDSCIVGSALYNGTLDLKAAIAAVA; this is encoded by the coding sequence ATGCTGGTCGTGCCGGCGATCGACCTGCGCGGCGGAAAGTGCGTCCGCATGCGCCAGGGCGATCCCACGACCGAGGTCGAGTACGACGACGATCCGGTCGAGCGCGCGAAGGCCTTCGTCGAGGCCGGCGCGCAGCGGCTGCACGTCATCGACCTCGACGGCGCCTTCGGCTCCGGCGAGAATCTCGCTGCCGTCGAGCGCATCTGCAAGGCGGTCGGCGTTCCCGTGCAGACCGGCGGGGGCTTGCGCGCGGTCAAGCACGCCGAGGACGCGTTTGCCGCGGGAGCGGCGGAGATCATACTCGGGACGCTGATGGTCGAGGACGAGCGCCTCGCGCGCAACATCATCAACCGCTTTCCCGGTAAGGTGATCGCAGGCATCGACGCCCGCGGCTCGCAGGTCGCAACGCACGGATGGCAGGAGCGCACGCCCGTCGATCGCGACGCGCTCGTGCGCCGCGTCGCGCAGTGGGGCGTCTCGCGCGTCATCTTCACCGAGATCCGGCGCGACGGCATGGGCGAGGGCTACGACATCGAGGCGCTCACCGCCGTCGCGAACGCCGCGGCGGTGAGAGTGACGGCGAGCGGCGGCGCACGCAATCTCGACGACCTGCGCGAGCTGCGCGACTCGGCGCCGAGCGCCGTCGACTCGTGCATCGTGGGGAGCGCGCTCTACAACGGCACGCTCGATCTCAAAGCGGCGATCGCGGCCGTCGCGTAG
- a CDS encoding DUF5069 domain-containing protein yields the protein MDALDLSRRPPRSPRALLPGLDLLMAARTVDKIRATLPGGNIGEYQITGFSSSLLNALEISESVLRKVIAEAHSDADVAAWIREHSNPDRYAEINAKLESRTVGERLNDPGFLRRYPNARNLPPETPRLDHLVADDAEAFGAE from the coding sequence ATGGACGCACTCGACCTTTCTCGCAGGCCTCCGCGCAGTCCGCGCGCCCTCCTGCCCGGCCTCGACCTCCTGATGGCGGCCCGCACGGTCGACAAGATTCGTGCGACGCTGCCGGGCGGCAACATCGGCGAATACCAAATCACGGGCTTCAGCTCGAGCTTGCTCAATGCGCTGGAGATATCCGAATCGGTGCTCCGCAAAGTTATCGCGGAGGCGCACTCCGATGCCGACGTCGCCGCTTGGATTCGAGAGCATAGCAACCCGGATCGCTACGCGGAGATCAACGCAAAGTTGGAGAGCCGTACGGTCGGAGAGCGCTTGAACGATCCGGGATTCTTGCGACGATATCCCAACGCGCGCAACCTCCCTCCGGAGACGCCGCGCCTCGACCACCTCGTCGCCGACGACGCGGAAGCGTTCGGTGCGGAGTGA
- the murB gene encoding UDP-N-acetylmuramate dehydrogenase has product MSVTTERALRSLLRESDRAALRELFGERAGFDEPLAPYTSWKIGGPADALVTVESEAELAELLRFCARRRMPWWMIGGGSNVLVGDGGIRGIVIRLAGEFASVRVTGDDDYAIVEAGGSADMSLVTAKAASAGAAGIGSLAGIPGTVGGSLRMNAGTDREIGDFVREVWVQSPGRPEPHLAGVRYLYRHSTLDRNVVVSRVTLAFPRASVSTVREEMRSRLVRRKATQPIALPNAGSCFRNPEGDKAARLIEAAGAKGWREGGAEVSPLHANFINNLGGATARDVASLLARVRRAVLDRWGVELQLEVHLVGVFIDAT; this is encoded by the coding sequence GTGAGCGTCACGACCGAGCGCGCGTTGCGCAGCCTCTTGCGCGAGAGCGACCGCGCCGCGCTGCGCGAGCTCTTCGGAGAGCGCGCCGGTTTCGACGAGCCGCTCGCGCCGTACACGTCGTGGAAGATCGGCGGTCCCGCCGACGCGTTGGTTACGGTCGAGAGCGAGGCCGAGCTGGCGGAGCTCCTGCGCTTTTGCGCGCGGCGGCGCATGCCGTGGTGGATGATCGGCGGCGGAAGCAACGTGCTCGTCGGCGACGGGGGAATTCGCGGCATCGTGATACGTCTCGCCGGCGAGTTCGCGTCGGTGCGGGTTACCGGCGATGACGACTACGCGATCGTCGAAGCCGGGGGCTCGGCCGACATGTCGCTCGTCACCGCGAAGGCCGCGTCGGCCGGGGCCGCGGGAATCGGCTCGCTCGCGGGAATTCCCGGCACGGTCGGCGGCTCGCTGCGGATGAACGCGGGCACCGACCGCGAGATCGGCGATTTCGTCCGCGAGGTATGGGTGCAGTCGCCGGGGCGTCCCGAGCCGCACCTCGCCGGCGTACGCTACCTCTACCGGCACTCGACGCTCGACCGGAACGTCGTCGTCTCGCGCGTGACGCTCGCCTTTCCGCGCGCGAGCGTCAGCACGGTGCGCGAGGAGATGCGATCCCGGCTGGTCAGGCGGAAGGCGACGCAGCCGATCGCGCTCCCCAACGCCGGGTCGTGCTTCCGCAATCCCGAGGGCGACAAGGCGGCGCGGTTGATCGAGGCCGCCGGCGCCAAGGGGTGGCGCGAAGGAGGGGCGGAAGTCTCGCCGCTGCACGCCAACTTCATCAACAACCTAGGCGGAGCCACGGCGCGAGACGTCGCATCGTTGCTCGCGCGGGTGCGCCGCGCGGTGCTCGACCGCTGGGGCGTCGAACTGCAACTCGAAGTGCACTTGGTCGGAGTCTTCATCGATGCAACGTAG
- a CDS encoding citrate/2-methylcitrate synthase, which translates to MPTVVDRGLEGVVVGSTQLSNVEGAIGRLTYRGYDIDDLAPQATFEEIVHLLLYGHLPNRHELEVLKRELGASRSLPEPLVNAMQNVPKAAWPMDVLRTIVSGLGLFSPVNAQGEHLSDVHTAIELIAKVPTIVAAWDRIRRGLEPIAPRTDLSQAGNFLYMRGGKVPHAIEEDALDTYFVLLADHSYNASTFAARVAASTRADIYASVTAALATLQGDLHGGAASAAYRTLAEVKSPENAEAYVRGILDRGQRIMGMGHREYKVRDPRARHLEAMAKELAAHAGGDRWYETAHAVEEASRKVLQERKPGNTIYANVDFYTAPVLTDLGIPGDEFTCLFACGRIAGWTGHILEQLADNRLIRPQATYEGPAAGPYVPIEQRAVNGARG; encoded by the coding sequence TTGCCTACCGTTGTCGATCGTGGTCTCGAAGGCGTCGTCGTCGGATCCACGCAGCTCAGTAACGTCGAAGGGGCGATCGGACGCCTCACCTATCGCGGATACGACATCGACGATCTCGCGCCGCAGGCGACGTTCGAAGAGATCGTCCACCTTCTACTCTACGGACATCTGCCGAATCGTCACGAGCTCGAGGTTCTCAAACGCGAGCTCGGCGCGTCGCGCTCCCTTCCCGAGCCGCTCGTCAACGCGATGCAAAACGTTCCGAAGGCTGCCTGGCCGATGGACGTCCTGCGGACGATCGTCAGCGGGCTCGGCCTCTTCTCGCCGGTCAACGCCCAGGGCGAGCATCTCTCCGACGTGCACACGGCGATCGAGTTGATCGCGAAGGTCCCGACGATCGTCGCCGCATGGGATCGGATTCGCCGCGGCCTCGAGCCGATCGCGCCGCGCACGGACCTCTCCCAAGCCGGGAACTTTCTCTATATGCGCGGCGGCAAGGTTCCGCACGCGATCGAAGAGGACGCGCTCGATACGTACTTCGTGCTCCTCGCCGACCACTCGTATAACGCGTCGACCTTTGCCGCGCGCGTCGCCGCTTCGACCCGGGCCGATATCTACGCGTCGGTGACCGCGGCGCTGGCGACGCTGCAGGGCGATCTGCACGGCGGCGCTGCGAGCGCGGCGTACCGAACCCTCGCCGAGGTGAAGTCGCCGGAGAACGCCGAGGCGTACGTGCGCGGCATCCTCGATCGCGGCCAGCGGATCATGGGCATGGGCCATCGCGAATATAAAGTGCGCGATCCGCGCGCGCGCCATCTCGAAGCGATGGCGAAGGAACTCGCCGCGCATGCCGGAGGCGATCGCTGGTACGAGACCGCGCACGCGGTCGAAGAGGCGAGCCGGAAGGTGCTGCAAGAGCGCAAGCCCGGAAACACGATCTACGCCAACGTCGATTTCTACACGGCGCCGGTTCTCACCGATCTCGGAATTCCCGGCGACGAGTTCACCTGTCTCTTTGCGTGCGGCCGCATCGCCGGATGGACCGGTCATATCCTCGAGCAGCTCGCCGATAACCGGCTGATCCGTCCGCAGGCAACCTACGAAGGACCCGCAGCCGGTCCGTACGTGCCGATCGAACAACGCGCCGTCAACGGCGCGCGCGGATAG